From Candidatus Edwardsbacteria bacterium RifOxyA12_full_54_48, a single genomic window includes:
- a CDS encoding secondary thiamine-phosphate synthase enzyme: MLSYRKELWFNVPSRRGFVNITGQVEECLKESGIKEGLCLVNAMHITASVFINDDEGGLHQDYESWLETLAPHEPTSRYLHNRTGEDNGDAHLKRQVMGREVTVAVTKGQLDFGPWEQIFYGEFDGRRSKRVLVKIIGE; this comes from the coding sequence ATGCTATCATACCGGAAAGAGCTTTGGTTCAACGTCCCCTCCCGCCGGGGGTTTGTCAACATCACCGGGCAGGTGGAGGAATGCCTAAAGGAAAGCGGGATCAAGGAGGGCCTGTGCCTGGTCAATGCCATGCACATCACCGCCAGTGTTTTTATAAATGATGACGAGGGCGGCCTGCACCAGGACTATGAGAGTTGGCTGGAGACCCTGGCCCCCCATGAGCCGACCTCCCGGTATCTGCATAATCGGACCGGCGAGGACAACGGCGACGCCCATCTCAAAAGGCAGGTCATGGGCCGGGAGGTAACGGTGGCCGTCACCAAGGGCCAGCTGGATTTCGGCCCCTGGGAGCAGATATTTTACGGCGAGTTTGATGGAAGAAGAAGCAAAAGAGTGCTGGTAAAAATAATTGGAGAATAA
- a CDS encoding formate--tetrahydrofolate ligase, with amino-acid sequence MPPDLLPIKQVAAGFGIAETELYLYGPFKAKLEPSLARRLPQCSTCGRQVLVTATTPTPAGEGKTTTAIGLSMALNKTGHKSIVTLREPSLGPVFGMKGGATGGGASRVLPSDEIDLHFTGDIHAVTTANNLLAAMIDNHIQHGNQLGIDTRRIAWRRVIDMNDRALREIVIGLGGRQNGFAREDAFNISVASEVMAVLCLAEDFADLKARLARMVVGYTSRSKPVTAADLRAVGSMALLLKDAIKPNLVQTSEGTPAIIHGGPFANIAHGTNSLQAIRLAQSLAEITVTEAGFASELGGEKFMDFVCQVGKFNVDAVVLVTTLRALKYHGGAAKENLAEKNLEALIKGFDNLDKHIQNMQSFGIPLVVALNYFPDNDPEELELTLKHVRSKNAKAVISDPYNKGSQGCLELAREVDAASRTGAVVKPIYQTEWAIGRKIETIATRMYGAARINYTRQARKDIDLLNKLGYGSLHVIIAKTPSSLSDDPRAIGRPLNFDVDVDRVFLSAGAGFVVAVCGEIMLMPGLPAEPAAQSIDIDQDGNITGLF; translated from the coding sequence ATGCCCCCTGATCTTCTGCCCATCAAACAGGTGGCTGCCGGGTTCGGCATTGCCGAGACGGAGCTTTACCTTTACGGCCCCTTCAAGGCCAAGCTAGAGCCTTCGCTGGCCCGGCGCCTGCCGCAATGCTCGACCTGCGGCCGGCAGGTTCTGGTCACCGCCACCACCCCCACCCCGGCCGGCGAGGGCAAGACCACCACCGCCATCGGCCTGTCGATGGCGCTGAACAAGACCGGCCACAAATCCATCGTCACCCTGCGGGAGCCTTCGTTGGGTCCGGTGTTCGGCATGAAGGGCGGAGCCACCGGCGGCGGGGCCTCTCGGGTGCTGCCCAGCGACGAGATAGACCTCCATTTTACCGGAGACATCCACGCCGTCACCACCGCCAACAACCTGCTGGCGGCCATGATCGACAACCACATCCAGCACGGCAACCAGCTGGGTATTGATACCCGGCGCATCGCCTGGCGCCGGGTGATAGACATGAACGACCGGGCCTTGCGGGAGATCGTCATCGGCCTGGGAGGCCGCCAGAACGGCTTTGCCCGGGAGGACGCCTTCAACATCTCGGTGGCCTCGGAGGTGATGGCGGTGCTGTGCCTGGCGGAGGATTTTGCCGACCTGAAAGCCAGGCTGGCCCGGATGGTGGTGGGCTACACCTCCCGCAGCAAACCCGTCACCGCCGCCGACCTGCGGGCGGTGGGCTCCATGGCCCTGCTGTTGAAGGACGCCATCAAGCCCAATCTGGTGCAGACCTCGGAGGGCACCCCGGCCATCATTCATGGCGGTCCCTTTGCCAATATCGCCCACGGCACCAATTCCCTCCAGGCCATCAGGCTGGCCCAGTCCCTGGCGGAGATAACCGTTACCGAGGCCGGTTTCGCCTCGGAACTGGGCGGCGAAAAATTCATGGATTTCGTCTGCCAGGTGGGAAAATTCAATGTGGATGCGGTGGTGCTGGTGACCACCCTGAGGGCCCTGAAATATCACGGCGGTGCGGCCAAGGAGAACCTGGCCGAGAAGAACCTAGAGGCCCTGATCAAGGGGTTTGACAACCTGGACAAACATATCCAGAACATGCAGTCCTTCGGGATCCCTCTGGTGGTAGCCCTGAATTACTTCCCGGACAATGATCCCGAGGAGCTGGAGCTTACCCTGAAGCACGTCCGGTCCAAAAACGCCAAGGCGGTCATCAGCGATCCCTACAACAAGGGCAGCCAGGGATGCCTGGAGCTGGCCCGCGAGGTGGATGCCGCCTCCCGGACCGGGGCCGTGGTAAAACCGATCTACCAGACCGAATGGGCCATCGGCCGCAAGATTGAGACCATCGCCACCAGGATGTACGGCGCCGCCCGGATCAATTATACCCGGCAGGCCCGCAAGGATATCGATCTTTTGAACAAACTGGGATATGGCAGCCTGCACGTGATAATCGCCAAGACCCCCTCCTCTCTGTCCGACGATCCCAGGGCCATCGGCCGGCCGTTGAATTTCGACGTGGACGTGGACCGGGTCTTTCTGTCGGCCGGCGCCGGTTTCGTGGTGGCGGTCTGCGGCGAGATCATGCTGATGCCCGGCCTGCCGGCCGAACCGGCCGCCCAGAGCATCGATATAGACCAGGATGGGAATATAACCGGATTATTTTAA
- a CDS encoding inositol monophosphatase gives MYEKELQTAVAAAMQAGALLMKMSRGKLSVKYKSPIDLVTGADRASEALIISIIRKAFPGDDIMTEESRDQRTSSKRRWIIDPLDGTTNYAHGFPVWCVSIAFEEKGQVKAGAVYNPNLNEMFTAAKGRGAFLNGKRIKVSAEKELVKSLLATGFPYDVHTSPENNLANFQKFIKRAQAVRRPGSAAIDLAYLACGRFDGFWEIKLKPWDAAAASLMITEAGGRITDFTGGRYSLYYPECLASNGKIHKQMLKVLENR, from the coding sequence ATGTATGAAAAAGAATTACAAACCGCCGTGGCGGCGGCGATGCAGGCCGGAGCCCTGCTGATGAAGATGTCCCGGGGAAAACTATCGGTGAAGTACAAAAGCCCCATCGACCTGGTCACCGGGGCCGACCGGGCCTCCGAGGCCCTGATCATCTCCATTATTAGAAAAGCTTTTCCCGGCGATGACATCATGACCGAGGAAAGCCGGGACCAGAGAACCTCTTCCAAACGGCGTTGGATAATTGACCCGCTGGACGGCACCACCAATTACGCCCACGGATTTCCGGTATGGTGCGTATCCATCGCTTTCGAAGAAAAGGGTCAGGTGAAAGCGGGGGCCGTCTATAATCCCAATCTGAACGAAATGTTCACCGCGGCCAAGGGGCGGGGAGCATTTTTGAACGGTAAGCGGATAAAAGTCTCGGCGGAAAAGGAGCTGGTAAAAAGTCTTTTAGCCACCGGATTTCCCTACGATGTCCACACCAGCCCGGAGAATAACCTGGCAAATTTCCAAAAGTTCATCAAGCGGGCCCAGGCGGTGCGGCGGCCCGGCTCGGCGGCCATCGACCTGGCCTACCTGGCCTGCGGGCGGTTCGACGGGTTCTGGGAGATAAAACTCAAGCCCTGGGACGCGGCGGCCGCCTCTCTGATGATCACCGAGGCCGGAGGGAGGATCACCGACTTTACCGGGGGCCGCTACAGCCTCTATTACCCGGAGTGCCTGGCCTCCAACGGGAAGATACATAAGCAGATGCTCAAGGTCTTGGAGAACAGATAA
- a CDS encoding PspC domain-containing protein yields MAKRIYRSTRDRMLGGVCGGIGEYFDVDPTIVRLVAVVFALSGAGILAYIIAWIIIPDQPVVM; encoded by the coding sequence ATGGCTAAAAGAATTTACCGGTCCACCAGGGACCGGATGCTAGGCGGCGTCTGCGGCGGCATCGGGGAATATTTTGACGTCGATCCCACCATCGTCCGGCTGGTGGCGGTGGTGTTCGCCCTGTCCGGGGCCGGGATCCTGGCCTATATCATTGCCTGGATCATCATCCCCGACCAGCCGGTGGTAATGTAG